One genomic window of Monodelphis domestica isolate mMonDom1 chromosome 1, mMonDom1.pri, whole genome shotgun sequence includes the following:
- the LOC130457295 gene encoding probable E3 ubiquitin-protein ligase TRIML1 — MDVSEMTEKVRSELTCSICLDLFTQPVTLDCGHSFCRECVLRSWQEAQVPWTCPLCRASSQPRALEPTQVLEALASSMSRQLRLPRDVGGQARCGQHQAVQKLFCEDDFSPLCVSCLLPQEHEGHRVYPLEESAETCKAQLQEALGQAWDKAREAHMLLEQERERRLRCRREAATLKRVILPEYIKTHLVWTEDQQQDLLDKEKRRNVKRLWTSEARISKYVQSLWKLIEELDKTLEQPLVEMLLAGRSTLERSRELLLRCPEPAALSWTLCGTTGMRELLLAFQSHILLDPGTAHSYLSISGDLKSVRLASHWWDLLDNQQEEVERLVCVLGAQSFTSGSHYWEVEVGSKTEWEVGICTGPGNNQGSIHGDVLSLSCLNMGEQFELWISHTMEDPEDTGPLHRLGIFLQYEGGHLSFYNVTQGCLIYAFPPVTFQGPLRPFFSLGLLQEENQPIPLTICPLSPHP, encoded by the coding sequence ATGGATGTCAGTGAGATGACTGAGAAGGTCAGGTCAGAACTGACCTGTTCCATCTGTTTGGACCTCTTCACCCAGCCAGTGACCCTTGACTGCGGGCATAGCTTCTGCAGAGAGTGTGTTCTTCGGAGCTGGCAGGAAGCCCAAGTCCCATGGACATGCCCACTGTGCAGGGCAAGCAGTCAGCCCAGAGCCTTAGAGCCCACCCAGGTCCTGGAGGCCCTGGCCTCCAGCATGAGCAGGCAGCTGAGACTTCCCAGAGATGTGGGTGGCCAGGCCAGGTGTGGCCAACACCAAGCCGTTCAGAAGCTGTTCTGTGAAGATGATTTCAGCCCACTCTGTGTCTCGTGCTTACTCCCTCAAGAACACGAAGGTCATCGTGTGTATCCCCTGGAAGAGTCTGCGGAGACCTGCAAGGCACAGCTGCAGGAAGCCCTTGGCCAGGCCTGGGATAAGGCGAGAGAGGCTCACATGTTGCTGgagcaggagagagaaaggaggctgAGGTGCCGGAGGGAGGCTGCCACTCTGAAGCGGGTCATCTTGCCAGAATATATCAAGACCCACCTTGTGTGGACAGAGGACCAACAACAGGATCTCCTggacaaggaaaagagaaggaatgtgAAGAGATTATGGACCAGTGAGGCCAGAATCTCCAAGTATGTCCAAAGCCTCTGGAAGCTGATTGAGGAGCTCGACAAGACTTTGGAGCAGCCCCTGGTGGAGATGCTCCTGGCTGGGAGGAGCACTTTGGAAAGGAGTCGGGAGCTGCTGCTTCGGTGTCCAGAGCCTGCTGCCCTAAGCTGGACTCTGTGTGGAACCACTGGAATGAGGGAGCTCCTACTGGCCTTCCAGAGCCACATCCTTCTGGATCCGGGAACAGCCCATTCCTATCTCAGCATCTCTGGAGATCTGAAGAGCGTGAGGCTTGCTAGCCATTGGTGGGACCTTCTGGACAACCAGCAGGAAGAGGTGGAGCGTCTTGTTTGTGTGCTGGGTGCTCAGAGCTTCACCTCAGGGAGCCATTATTGGGAGGTGGAGGTAGGAAGCAAGACAGAGTGGGAAGTGGGCATCTGTACAGGGCCAGGAAACAACCAGGGCAGCATCCATGGGGATGTGCTCTCCCTCTCTTGCCTCAACATGGGAGAACAATTTGAACTGTGGATCTCTCACACCATGGAAGACCCTGAGGATACAGGACCCCTGCACAGGCTGGGCATTTTCCTCCAATACGAAGGGGGACACCTGTCATTTTACAATGTGACCCAGGGCTGCCTGATCTACGCCTTTCCCCCGGTCACCTTCCAAGGTCCTCTCAGGCCTTTCTTCTCCCTTGGCCTGCTGCAGGAGGAGAATCAGCCCATCCCTCTCACCATCTGTCCACTGAGCCCTCATCCCTGA